The DNA region TCACATCCTCCATGTATGTCAGCTGGACGGCTGGTGCATGCCCTTGATCTATTGTTGTCATTGCCGCTTCTCTATCACGCCTTGACCTTAGATTCACGGCTAACATTCTGAGTACTTCTCGCAATATCAGGGTGCAAAGTCTCCATGTTTCGCGGCGAGCGTGGAAATATTGGTAGAGTTCTTTCGTTAGTCTTGTAGGCTTTCCAGCAGATCTGTCGACTATATCCCGTAGCCTGTCTGATTCGATAACAAGCCCATGAAGCTTGAATAGGCACTGTAATTGCAGAAAAATTGCACGACTGGTGATCTGTTCATCGGACAAGGGGCTTCCGACCAGGATTGAGATCTTAGCTCTAGTCTTGGAACGAATTGATACGGTTTCAGCGAAGAATGCCTTGAATTGGTGAAGGGTCAGCCGGCGGAGCATGGCAAGATCTACAAGCCCATAGTCCGCGAAGTTATGCTGTCCAGCTAGGATCTGATTCGCAAGCTTTTTGTGTCTCTTCATTGAATGACTCTGTAGTACAGATGTATCACCATGCTGGATGTTGGCAGCAAGTTCATCCAAGAGGTCCGCTGGTCCAGCATATTTCTCGAGCTTATCTAAACCGTCCTTCTCTAGAAGGCCTAAGAAGCTCTCGATGATATCCGTCCGGAATCTTTGCTCTGTCAGTGTGTTCAGTACGTCATCCTCAAGGTAAAGTAAATACTGGTTAACATGATCCTCCAGGATGGTGGACGGAGAACTTGACATTACAGTGATATGTAGACCGATGGTGTCGCAAAGCAGACGAAGTCCGCCAAGTACCACATAACCAAGCTGTCTCCTATTCCTCAACTGTGGGACGAGTGAGAAGGACATGATATACTCGCACAGAGCGCTATAGGTCAAACTCTGTTGATCATTTCGCAATCCTGTTTGGATAAAATACACGATGGAATTGGTAGGATCATCCTTTCGGCCCATGTACCTGAAATAGACGTTAGTACCGGGATCCAGCCGCTTCGTCGAACTGGTTTTTTGTCTACGTGGAGTTTCTGTTAAAGAtgctcgaagatgatgagtAATCTTGTGATCGAGGTAGCCATTTATGTCATCGGCACATGAAAGGTCACCTTGGATGAACAATGTTAAGTGTGTAGAACTGTTAGCAAACATAGCGCAGAATTCCTTGAAGGCATTGATATCCGTGTTCTCAATGGCCTCGATCAAATCTTCTAATGTCCACATGTACCTTTCCATAATTATCAAAAGCCCAACGCTAGCTAGCTTGATGCTGTTCTCGTTCGCCGCATTTTCGTACTTTTTTCTTACGAGAACTCGAGCACTCCTGAACAGTTCTCTGGATGGAAAAGATGAGTCCTTGGCGGTTCTCTGAATAGCGTCAATTGATGCTTTAATAAGCTGCAATATTCTTTCTGAATATCCACCAACTGTAAACTTCAATCGAACATCGCCTTGCATAGATGGAAAAATCTGTAACGAGAATCCGAGTTTAACCGCTGGATATAGGTCGGATGACAAAGTTAAAGAAATTATTTGTGCCAAGACTTCCAAATTTATGGTGTTTTCTGGACTAGCCTTGATTTGCAGATTAGTTAGCTCAAAAGTCACCAAGGTCTGAGAGGAAAAGTTCGAAGCTTCATCGAGAACCCACATGTCATGTTTCTCGTTTCGGCTCACCAGACGTGGAACCGCAAGTAGATCGGTGCGTCTAACTGAGAAGGCGAGAGATGCTTCCTTGGATCTCTGGGAAGATTCCTCCAATTTCGCCCGTAAAGAAAGGAAAGTCCTGTGAAATGTCGGTATATAATCGTTCGCTAGCGGGATATGAAA from Torulaspora globosa chromosome 3, complete sequence includes:
- the AXL1 gene encoding Axl1p (ancestral locus Anc_3.455); amino-acid sequence: MSWKRIKYFDVDFYTPVSYGNRTHELCRLPNGIITLLISDPTESAIGCSLTVAAGSYHDPEEIPGLAHLCEHMLLAGGSKKYPSLGLYHDVIAKNNGSHNAFTTGDQTSFYFELPDFHQSSDTNFEKVADIFASFFVEPLFDRASINKEVYAIQNEHDSNVSNTTKILYHATRLLSDQNHPFSRFMTGNMSTLRRNAQSKGLSLRGSLLRFFRKNYAGCRMTLCIRGPQSVHGLAKLALSTFSDIPAFSPEEKGPPTNNSHNLHLGQDENPLCINVLRDAWATNLPTACCFPDGPVCNAIFVNSTKHPIARFLFPVLQRNTIFTSKDFAIYAQFWVELFGDESPGSLSYYLSQHGWITCCYAYSSDFSFDNSALILELSLTNSGWQNIELIGQVILFSMIPAFSKKNTVELARFLSEQFSIDIIKFLSSTADGSPMEECSQLSSLLQKDLRTSDISYIFKGLPMLMDCTANVGLFGESRSSKEWWIGQAIKFQSYLKSFMSSSKMRMILHGPLRDCPMFDSAVQGKNTAFDQFYAFEYFKCNLDIKKPPQHLTPSSLFHIPLANDYIPTFHRTFLSLRAKLEESSQRSKEASLAFSVRRTDLLAVPRLVSRNEKHDMWVLDEASNFSSQTLVTFELTNLQIKASPENTINLEVLAQIISLTLSSDLYPAVKLGFSLQIFPSMQGDVRLKFTVGGYSERILQLIKASIDAIQRTAKDSSFPSRELFRSARVLVRKKYENAANENSIKLASVGLLIIMERYMWTLEDLIEAIENTDINAFKEFCAMFANSSTHLTLFIQGDLSCADDINGYLDHKITHHLRASLTETPRRQKTSSTKRLDPGTNVYFRYMGRKDDPTNSIVYFIQTGLRNDQQSLTYSALCEYIMSFSLVPQLRNRRQLGYVVLGGLRLLCDTIGLHITVMSSSPSTILEDHVNQYLLYLEDDVLNTLTEQRFRTDIIESFLGLLEKDGLDKLEKYAGPADLLDELAANIQHGDTSVLQSHSMKRHKKLANQILAGQHNFADYGLVDLAMLRRLTLHQFKAFFAETVSIRSKTRAKISILVGSPLSDEQITSRAIFLQLQCLFKLHGLVIESDRLRDIVDRSAGKPTRLTKELYQYFHARRETWRLCTLILREVLRMLAVNLRSRRDREAAMTTIDQGHAPAVQLTYMEDVNVYRREFVESHPSLSK